The following are encoded together in the Marmota flaviventris isolate mMarFla1 chromosome 18, mMarFla1.hap1, whole genome shotgun sequence genome:
- the Cic gene encoding protein capicua homolog isoform X6 has translation MYSAHRPLMPASGAASRGLGMFVWTNVEPRSVAVFPWHSLVPFLAPSQPDPSVQPSEAQQPASHPVASNQSKEPAESAAVAHEQSSGGSGNADPGRPPGATCPESPGPGPPHTLGVVEPGKGPPPTTEEEASGPPGEPRLDSETESDHDDAFLSIMSPEIQLPLPPGKRRTQSLSALPKERDSSSEKDGRSPNKREKDHIRRPMNAFMIFSKRHRALVHQRHPNQDNRTVSKILGEWWYALGPKEKQKYHDLAFQVKEAHFKAHPDWKWCNKDRKKSSSEAKPTSLGLAGGHKETRERSMSETGTAAAPGVSSELLSVAAQTLLSSDTKAPGSGSCGTERLHTVGGPGSARPRAFSHSGVHSLDGGEVDSQALQELTQMVSGPTSYSGPKPSTQYGAPGPFTAPGEGGALAASGRPPLLPTRASRSQRAASEDMTSDEERMVICEEEGDDDVIADDGFGTTDIDLKCKERVTDSESGDSSGEDPEGNKGFGRKVFSPVIRSSFTHCRPALDPEPPGPPDPPAAFNKGYGPTPSSSSSSPAVSSASVATSFSLGSGTFKAQESGQGSAAGPLRPPPPGSGGPATPSKTTRFLPTDPATFRRKRPESVGGLEPPGPSVIAAPPSGGGNILQTLVLPPNKEEREGSGARVPSAPTPSLAYGAPTAPLSRPAATMVTNVVRPVSSTPVPIASKPFPTSGRAEASPNDTASGRTEVGTGSRVPGGSPLGVSLVYSDKKSAAAAPPAPHLVAGPLLGTVGKAPATVTNLLVGTPGYGAPAPPAVQFIAQGTPSSGTTVGSGAGAGSGPNGPVPLGILQPGALGKSGGITQVQYILPTLPQQLQVAPAPAPAPGTKAAAPSGPAPTTSIRFTLPPGTSTNGKVLAATAPTPGIPILQSVPSAPPPKAQSVSPVQAPPPGGSAQLLPGKVLVPLAAPSMSVRGGGAGQPLPLVSPPFSVPVQNGAQPPSKIIQLTPVPVSTPSGLVPPLSPATLPGPTSQPQKVLLPSSTRITYVQSAGGHTLPLGTSPTSSQAGAVTSYGPTSSVALGFTSLGPSGPAFVQPLLSAGQAPLLAPGQVGVSPVPSPQLPPACAAPGGPVITAFYPGSPVPTSSAPLAQASQAPPSLVYTVATSTTPPAATILPKGPPAPATATPAPSSPFPSATGSMTYSLVAPKAQRPSPKAPQKVKAAIASIPVGSFEAGASGRPGPAPRQPLEPGPAREPPAPESELEGQPTQPAPPPLPETWPSTARSSPPPPLPAEERTGTKGPETMASKFPSSSSDWRVPGLGLESRGEPPTPPSPAPAPASASGGSSSGSSEGSSGRAAGDTPERKETASTGKKVKVRPPPLKKTFDSVDNRVLSEVDFEERFAELPEFRPEEVLPSPTLQSLATSPRAILGSYRKKRKNSTDLDSAPEDPTSPKRKMRRRSSCSSEPNTPKSAKCEGDIFTFDRTGTEAEDVLGELEYEKVPYSSLRRTLDQRRALVMQLFQDHGFFPSAQATAAFQARYADIFPSKVCLQLKIREVRQKIMQAATPTEQPPGAEASLPGPSPTGTAATPAPTPSPAGGPDPTSPGSDSGTAQAAPPLPPPPEPGPGQPGWEGAPQPSPPPSGPSTAATGR, from the exons ATGTACTCGGCCCACAGGCCCCTGATGCCCGCGTCCGGCGCGGCCTCCCGTGGCCTCGGCATGTTCG TGTGGACAAATGTGGAACCTCGCTCTGTGGCTGTGTTCCCCTGGCACTCCTTAGTTCCCTTTCTGGCACCCAGCCAGCCAGACCCCTCGGTGCAGCCGAGTGAAGCCCAGCAACCTGCCAGCCACCCGGTGGCCTCCAATCAGAGCAAAG AACCTGCTGAGTCGGCAGCTGTTGCTCATGAGCAATCATCAGGAGGGTCAGGGAATGCTGACCCTGGGCGACCTCCTGGAGCCACATGCCCTGAGAGCCCAGGGCCTGGACCCCCACATACTTTGGGGGTGGTGGAACCTGGTAAAGGTCCCCCTCCTACCACTGAGGAAGAGGCTTCTGGCCCCCCAGGAGAGCCCCGGCTGGATAGTGAGACAGAGAGTGACCATGATGATGC CTTCCTTTCCATCATGTCTCCGGAGATCCAGTTGCCTCTGCCACCTGGAAAACGTCGGACACAGTCCCTCAGTGCCCTGCCCAAGGAACGAGACTCATCTTCTGAGAAGGATGGACGCAGCCCCAATAAG CGGGAGAAGGACCATATACGGCGACCTATGAATGCCTTCATGATCTTCAGTAAGCGGCACCGGGCCCTGGTCCACCAGCGCCACCCCAACCAGGACAACCGGACCGTCAGCAAGATTCTGGGAGAGTGGTGGTACGCCCTGGGGCCCAAAGAGAAGCAGAAGTACCATGACCTGGCCTTCCAG GTGAAGGAGGCCCACTTCAAGGCCCACCCAGATTGGAAGTGGTGCAACAAGGACCGAAAGAAGTCCAGCTCAGAGGCCAAGCCCACGAGCCTGGGGCTGGCAGGAGGGCACAAGGAGACGCGGGAGCGGAGCATGTCGGAGACGGGCACTGCCGCCGCCCCTGGGG TGTCCTCTGAGCTCCTGTCCGTTGCAGCCCAGACACTCCTGAGCTCCGACACCAAGGCTCCAGGGAGTGGCTCCTGTGGAACAGAACGGCTGCACACAGTTGGGGGACCTGGCTCGGCCCGACCTCGAGCCTTCTCCCACAGTGGTGTACACAGCCTGGATGGTGGGGAAGTTGACAGCCAGGCACTGCAAGAGTTGACTCAG ATGGTGTCTGGCCCCACGTCATACTCTGGCCCAAAGCCTTCCACCCAGTATGGCGCTCCAGGTCCCTTCACAGCCCCTGGTGAAGGAGGTGCCTTAGCAGCCAGTGGGCGGCCTCCACTGTTGCCCACCCGAGCCTCTCGTTCCCAGCGTGCTGCTAGTGAAGACATGACAAGTGATGAGGAACGCATGGTCATCTGTGAGGAGGAAGGGGACGATGATGTCATTG CTGATGATGGCTTTGGCACAACTGACATTGATCTAAAGTGCAAGGAGCGGGTGACTGACAGCGAGAGTGGAGACAGCTCTGGGGAGGACCCAGAGGGCAACAAG GGCTTTGGCCGTAAGGTGTTTTCACCAGTGATCCGTTCCTCCTTTACCCATTGCCGTCCAGCATTGGACCCTGAGCCACCAGGGCCCCCAGATCCACCTGCAGCCTTCAACAAAGGCTATGGTCccaccccatcctcctcctcctcatcacctGCCGTCTCCTCAGCCTCGGTAGCCACTTCCTTCTCTCTGGGCTCTGGAACCTTCAAGGCCCAGGAGTCTGGTCAGGGCAGTGCAGCAGGACCACTTCGGCCTCCACCTCCTGGGTCTGGCGGCCCAGCTACACCTTCCAAGACCACCCGGTTCCTCCCAACGGATCCTGCCACTTTCCGGCGCAAGAGACCTGAAAGCGTTGGGGGCCTGGAGCCACCAGGTCCCTCAGTCATTGCGGCACCTCCCAGTGGGGGAGGAAACATTCTGCAGACATTGGTCCTGCCCCCAAACAAGGAGGAGCGGGAGGGCAGTGGGGCCCGAGTACCCTCAGCCCCAACCCCATCGCTGGCCTATGGGGCCCCAACAGCCCCCCTGTCCCGCCCTGCTGCCACCATGGTCACCAATGTGGTGCGACCTGTTAGCAGCACTCCTGTGCCCATTGCCTCTAAGCCCTTCCCCACCTCTGGCCGGGCTGAGGCATCTCCAAATGACACGGCAAGTGGCAGAACTGAAGTAGGCACTGGGTCTCGAGTGCCTGGGGGCTCCCCACTGGGTGTTAGCTTAGTGTATTCGGACAAGAAGTCAGCAGCGGCCGCCCCACCAGCCCCGCACTTGGTGGCTGGGCCCCTCTTGGGCACTGTGGGGAAGGCGCCTGCCACTGTTACTAACCTACTTGTGGGTACCCCAGGCTATGGGGCCCCTGCACCCCCTGCTGTTCAGTTCATTGCCCAGGGAACCCCTAGTAGTGGGACCACTGTGGGCTCAGGAGCAGGTGCTGGGAGTGGACCCAATGGGCCAGTACCCCTGGGTATCCTGCAACCAGGTGCCCTGGGCAAGTCTGGGGGAATCACCCAGGTACAGTACATCCTGCCCACGCTGCCCCAGCAGCTTCAAGTGGCACCTGCCCCAGCACCAGCCCCTGGGACCAAGGCAGCGGCTCCCAGCGGCCCTGCACCCACCACCAGCATCCGTTTCACCCTTCCGCCGGGCACCTCCACCAACGGCAAGGTCCTGGCCGCCACTGCACCCACTCCTGGCATTCCCATCCTGCAGTCTGTACCCTCCGCCCCACCCCCTAAAG CCCAGTCAGTTTCTCCTGTGCAGGCCCCGCCCCCAGGTGGCTCAGCCCAGCTGCTGCCTGGGAAGGTACTAGTGCCCCTGGCGGCCCCTAGCATGTCAGTGCGGGGTGGCGGGGCTGGCCAGCCGCTGCCCTTGGTGAGTCCACCTTTCTCAGTACCTGTGCAGAATGGTGCCCAGCCACCTAGCAAG ATTATCCAGCTGACTCCCGTGCCTGTGAGCACACCCAGCGGCCTGGTGCCGCCCTTGAGCCCAGCCACACTCCCCGGACCCACCTCACAGCCTCAGAAAGTCTTGTTGCCCTCCTCTACCAG AATCACCTATGTGCAGTCGGCAGGTGGGCACACGCTGCCCTTGGGCACCAGCCCTACATCCAGCCAGGCTGGAGCAGTCACCTCATATGGGCCTACAAGTTCTGTAGCTCTAGGTTTCACCTCACTGGGGCCCAGCGGCCCTGCCTTCGTGCAGCCCCTGCTCTCAG CAGGCCAAGCCCCATTGCTGGCTCCCGGCCAAGTGGGCGTGTCACCTGTGCCCAGCCCTCAGCTGCCTCCTGCCTGTGCAGCCCCTGGAGGTCCTGTCATAACAGCATTTTATCCTGGCAGCCCTGTACCCACCTCCTCAGCACCCCTGGCCCAGGCATCCCAGGCACCCCCCAGCCTGGTCTACACTGTGGCCACTAGCACCACCCCACCTGCTGCCACCATTCTGCCCAAGGGCCCACCGGCTCCTGCCACtgccaccccagcccccagtagCCCTTTTCCTAGTGCCACAG GCTCCATGACCTACAGCTTAGTGGCCCCCAAGGCCCAGCGGCCCAGCCCAAAGGCCCCCCAGAAAGTGAAGGCAGCCATCGCCAGCATTCCCGTGGGCTCCTTTGAGGCAGGTGCCTCTGGGCGGCCTGGCCCTGCACCCCGGCAGCCCCTGGAGCCTGGCCCAGCCAGAGAACCACCTGCTCCAGAGTCTGAGCTTGAGGGGCAGCCTACACAACCAGCCCCTCCACCACTCCCAGAGACCTGGCCTTCCACAGCCCGGAgcagcccccccccacccctgcctgctgAAGAGCGGACTGGCACCAAGGGCCCTGAGACCATG GCCAGCAAATTCCCCAGCTCGTCTTCAGACTGGCGCgtccctgggctgggcctggagaGTCGTGGGGaaccccccactcctcccagcccggccccagctccagcctcagcctctggtggcagcagcagtgGCAGCAGTGAGGGCAGCAGTGGGAGGGCGGCCGGGGACACACCAGAGCGCAAGGAGACGGCTAGTACCGGCAAGAAGGTGAAGGTGCGGCCCCCGCCCCTGAAGAAGACCTTTGACTCTGTGGACAa CAGGGTCCTGTCAGAGGTGGACTTTGAAGAGCGCTTTGCTGAGCTGCCTGAATTTCGGCCAGAGGAGGTGCTTCCCTCACCCACCTTGCAGTCTCTGGCCACCTCACCCCGAGCCATCCTGGGCTCTTAccgcaaaaagagaaagaactcgACTG ACCTGGACTCAGCACCTGAAGACCCCACCTCACCCAAGCGCAAGATGAGGAGACGATCCAGCTGCAGCTCAGAGCCCAACACCCCCAAGAGTGCCAAGTGCGAGGGGGATATCTTCACCTTTGACCGCACAG GTACAGAAGCTGAGGATGTACTTGGGGAGCTGGAATATGAGAAGGTGCCATACTCATCACTGCGACGCACCCTGGACCAGCGCCGGGCCCTGGTTATGCAGCTCTTTCAGGACCATGGCTTCTTCCCATCAG CTCAGGCCACAGCAGCTTTCCAGGCCCGCTACGCGGACATCTTCCCATCCAAGGTTTGTCTGCAGTTGAAGATCCGTGAGGTGCGCCAGAAGATTATGCAGGCAGCCACTCCCACAGAGCAGCCTCCTGGAGCTGAAGCCTCCCTCCCTGGACCTTCCCCCACTGGCACCGCTGCTACCCCTGCTCCCACTCCCAGCCCTGCTGGGGGCCCTGACCCCACCTCACCTGGCTCGGACTCTGGCACAGCCCAGGCTGCCCCACCACTGCCTCCACCCCCAGAGCCAGGACCTGGACAGCCTGGTTGGGAGGGGGCCCCCCagccctctcccccaccctcagGCCCCTCCACAGCTGCTACAGGCAGGTGA
- the Pafah1b3 gene encoding platelet-activating factor acetylhydrolase IB subunit alpha1 has translation MSGEENPASRPTPVQDVQGDGRWMSLHHRFVADSKDKEPEVVFIGDSLVQLMHQCEIWRELFSPLHALNFGIGGDSTQHVLWRLENGELEHIRPKIVVVWVGTNNHGHTAEQVTGGIKAIVQLVNQRQPQARVVVLGLLPRGQHPNPLREKNRQVNELVRAALAGHPRAHFLDADPGFVHSDGTISYHDMYDYLHLSRLGYTPVCRALHSLLLRLLAQDQGQGVPLPEPTS, from the exons ATGAGCGGAGAGGAGAATCCAGCCAGCAGGCCCACACCGGTGCAAGACGTGCAGGGGGACGGGCGCTGGATGTCCCTG CACCATCGGTTCGTGGCCGACAGCAAAGATAAGGAACCCGAAGTCGTCTTCATCGGGGACTCCTTGGTCCAGCTAATGCACCAATGTGAG ATATGGAGGGAGCTCTTTTCTCCCCTGCATGCCCTCAATTTTGGCATTGGTGGTGACAGCACACAGCATGTACTGTGGCGGCTGGAGAATGGGGAACTGGAACACATCCGGCCCAAG ATCGTGGTGGTCTGGGTGGGCACCAACAACCACGGGCATACAGCAGAGCAGGTGACTGGTGGCATCAAGGCCATTGTGCAACTGGTGAACCAGAGGCAGCCCCAGGCCCGTGTCGTGGTGCTG GGCCTGCTTCCAAGGGGTCAGCACCCCAACCCACTTCGGGAGAAGAACCGACAGGTGAATGAGCTGGTACGGGCAGCACTGGCTGGCCACCCACGTGCCCACTTTTTGGATGCAGATCCTGGGTTCGTGCACTCCGATGGCACCATCAGCTACCATGATATGTATGATTACCTGCATCTGAGTCGCCTGGGCTATACACCGGTCTGCCGGGCCTTGCATTCCCTGCTTCTGCGTCTGCTGGCCCAAGACCAGGGCCAGGGTGTCCCTCTGCCagaacccacatcctag
- the Cic gene encoding protein capicua homolog isoform X7, with protein MYSAHRPLMPASGAASRGLGMFVWTNVEPRSVAVFPWHSLVPFLAPSQPDPSVQPSEAQQPASHPVASNQSKEPAESAAVAHEQSSGGSGNADPGRPPGATCPESPGPGPPHTLGVVEPGKGPPPTTEEEASGPPGEPRLDSETESDHDDAFLSIMSPEIQLPLPPGKRRTQSLSALPKERDSSSEKDGRSPNKREKDHIRRPMNAFMIFSKRHRALVHQRHPNQDNRTVSKILGEWWYALGPKEKQKYHDLAFQVKEAHFKAHPDWKWCNKDRKKSSSEAKPTSLGLAGGHKETRERSMSETGTAAAPGVSSELLSVAAQTLLSSDTKAPGSGSCGTERLHTVGGPGSARPRAFSHSGVHSLDGGEVDSQALQELTQMVSGPTSYSGPKPSTQYGAPGPFTAPGEGGALAASGRPPLLPTRASRSQRAASEDMTSDEERMVICEEEGDDDVIADDGFGTTDIDLKCKERVTDSESGDSSGEDPEGNKGFGRKVFSPVIRSSFTHCRPALDPEPPGPPDPPAAFNKGYGPTPSSSSSSPAVSSASVATSFSLGSGTFKAQESGQGSAAGPLRPPPPGSGGPATPSKTTRFLPTDPATFRRKRPESVGGLEPPGPSVIAAPPSGGGNILQTLVLPPNKEEREGSGARVPSAPTPSLAYGAPTAPLSRPAATMVTNVVRPVSSTPVPIASKPFPTSGRAEASPNDTASGRTEVGTGSRVPGGSPLGVSLVYSDKKSAAAAPPAPHLVAGPLLGTVGKAPATVTNLLVGTPGYGAPAPPAVQFIAQGTPSSGTTVGSGAGAGSGPNGPVPLGILQPGALGKSGGITQVQYILPTLPQQLQVAPAPAPAPGTKAAAPSGPAPTTSIRFTLPPGTSTNGKVLAATAPTPGIPILQSVPSAPPPKAQSVSPVQAPPPGGSAQLLPGKVLVPLAAPSMSVRGGGAGQPLPLVSPPFSVPVQNGAQPPSKIIQLTPVPVSTPSGLVPPLSPATLPGPTSQPQKVLLPSSTRITYVQSAGGHTLPLGTSPTSSQAGAVTSYGPTSSVALGFTSLGPSGPAFVQPLLSAGQAPLLAPGQVGVSPVPSPQLPPACAAPGGPVITAFYPGSPVPTSSAPLAQASQAPPSLVYTVATSTTPPAATILPKGPPAPATATPAPSSPFPSATGSMTYSLVAPKAQRPSPKAPQKVKAAIASIPVGSFEAGASGRPGPAPRQPLEPGPAREPPAPESELEGQPTQPAPPPLPETWPSTARSSPPPPLPAEERTGTKGPETMASKFPSSSSDWRVPGLGLESRGEPPTPPSPAPAPASASGGSSSGSSEGSSGRAAGDTPERKETASTGKKVKVRPPPLKKTFDSVDKVLSEVDFEERFAELPEFRPEEVLPSPTLQSLATSPRAILGSYRKKRKNSTDLDSAPEDPTSPKRKMRRRSSCSSEPNTPKSAKCEGDIFTFDRTGTEAEDVLGELEYEKVPYSSLRRTLDQRRALVMQLFQDHGFFPSAQATAAFQARYADIFPSKVCLQLKIREVRQKIMQAATPTEQPPGAEASLPGPSPTGTAATPAPTPSPAGGPDPTSPGSDSGTAQAAPPLPPPPEPGPGQPGWEGAPQPSPPPSGPSTAATGR; from the exons ATGTACTCGGCCCACAGGCCCCTGATGCCCGCGTCCGGCGCGGCCTCCCGTGGCCTCGGCATGTTCG TGTGGACAAATGTGGAACCTCGCTCTGTGGCTGTGTTCCCCTGGCACTCCTTAGTTCCCTTTCTGGCACCCAGCCAGCCAGACCCCTCGGTGCAGCCGAGTGAAGCCCAGCAACCTGCCAGCCACCCGGTGGCCTCCAATCAGAGCAAAG AACCTGCTGAGTCGGCAGCTGTTGCTCATGAGCAATCATCAGGAGGGTCAGGGAATGCTGACCCTGGGCGACCTCCTGGAGCCACATGCCCTGAGAGCCCAGGGCCTGGACCCCCACATACTTTGGGGGTGGTGGAACCTGGTAAAGGTCCCCCTCCTACCACTGAGGAAGAGGCTTCTGGCCCCCCAGGAGAGCCCCGGCTGGATAGTGAGACAGAGAGTGACCATGATGATGC CTTCCTTTCCATCATGTCTCCGGAGATCCAGTTGCCTCTGCCACCTGGAAAACGTCGGACACAGTCCCTCAGTGCCCTGCCCAAGGAACGAGACTCATCTTCTGAGAAGGATGGACGCAGCCCCAATAAG CGGGAGAAGGACCATATACGGCGACCTATGAATGCCTTCATGATCTTCAGTAAGCGGCACCGGGCCCTGGTCCACCAGCGCCACCCCAACCAGGACAACCGGACCGTCAGCAAGATTCTGGGAGAGTGGTGGTACGCCCTGGGGCCCAAAGAGAAGCAGAAGTACCATGACCTGGCCTTCCAG GTGAAGGAGGCCCACTTCAAGGCCCACCCAGATTGGAAGTGGTGCAACAAGGACCGAAAGAAGTCCAGCTCAGAGGCCAAGCCCACGAGCCTGGGGCTGGCAGGAGGGCACAAGGAGACGCGGGAGCGGAGCATGTCGGAGACGGGCACTGCCGCCGCCCCTGGGG TGTCCTCTGAGCTCCTGTCCGTTGCAGCCCAGACACTCCTGAGCTCCGACACCAAGGCTCCAGGGAGTGGCTCCTGTGGAACAGAACGGCTGCACACAGTTGGGGGACCTGGCTCGGCCCGACCTCGAGCCTTCTCCCACAGTGGTGTACACAGCCTGGATGGTGGGGAAGTTGACAGCCAGGCACTGCAAGAGTTGACTCAG ATGGTGTCTGGCCCCACGTCATACTCTGGCCCAAAGCCTTCCACCCAGTATGGCGCTCCAGGTCCCTTCACAGCCCCTGGTGAAGGAGGTGCCTTAGCAGCCAGTGGGCGGCCTCCACTGTTGCCCACCCGAGCCTCTCGTTCCCAGCGTGCTGCTAGTGAAGACATGACAAGTGATGAGGAACGCATGGTCATCTGTGAGGAGGAAGGGGACGATGATGTCATTG CTGATGATGGCTTTGGCACAACTGACATTGATCTAAAGTGCAAGGAGCGGGTGACTGACAGCGAGAGTGGAGACAGCTCTGGGGAGGACCCAGAGGGCAACAAG GGCTTTGGCCGTAAGGTGTTTTCACCAGTGATCCGTTCCTCCTTTACCCATTGCCGTCCAGCATTGGACCCTGAGCCACCAGGGCCCCCAGATCCACCTGCAGCCTTCAACAAAGGCTATGGTCccaccccatcctcctcctcctcatcacctGCCGTCTCCTCAGCCTCGGTAGCCACTTCCTTCTCTCTGGGCTCTGGAACCTTCAAGGCCCAGGAGTCTGGTCAGGGCAGTGCAGCAGGACCACTTCGGCCTCCACCTCCTGGGTCTGGCGGCCCAGCTACACCTTCCAAGACCACCCGGTTCCTCCCAACGGATCCTGCCACTTTCCGGCGCAAGAGACCTGAAAGCGTTGGGGGCCTGGAGCCACCAGGTCCCTCAGTCATTGCGGCACCTCCCAGTGGGGGAGGAAACATTCTGCAGACATTGGTCCTGCCCCCAAACAAGGAGGAGCGGGAGGGCAGTGGGGCCCGAGTACCCTCAGCCCCAACCCCATCGCTGGCCTATGGGGCCCCAACAGCCCCCCTGTCCCGCCCTGCTGCCACCATGGTCACCAATGTGGTGCGACCTGTTAGCAGCACTCCTGTGCCCATTGCCTCTAAGCCCTTCCCCACCTCTGGCCGGGCTGAGGCATCTCCAAATGACACGGCAAGTGGCAGAACTGAAGTAGGCACTGGGTCTCGAGTGCCTGGGGGCTCCCCACTGGGTGTTAGCTTAGTGTATTCGGACAAGAAGTCAGCAGCGGCCGCCCCACCAGCCCCGCACTTGGTGGCTGGGCCCCTCTTGGGCACTGTGGGGAAGGCGCCTGCCACTGTTACTAACCTACTTGTGGGTACCCCAGGCTATGGGGCCCCTGCACCCCCTGCTGTTCAGTTCATTGCCCAGGGAACCCCTAGTAGTGGGACCACTGTGGGCTCAGGAGCAGGTGCTGGGAGTGGACCCAATGGGCCAGTACCCCTGGGTATCCTGCAACCAGGTGCCCTGGGCAAGTCTGGGGGAATCACCCAGGTACAGTACATCCTGCCCACGCTGCCCCAGCAGCTTCAAGTGGCACCTGCCCCAGCACCAGCCCCTGGGACCAAGGCAGCGGCTCCCAGCGGCCCTGCACCCACCACCAGCATCCGTTTCACCCTTCCGCCGGGCACCTCCACCAACGGCAAGGTCCTGGCCGCCACTGCACCCACTCCTGGCATTCCCATCCTGCAGTCTGTACCCTCCGCCCCACCCCCTAAAG CCCAGTCAGTTTCTCCTGTGCAGGCCCCGCCCCCAGGTGGCTCAGCCCAGCTGCTGCCTGGGAAGGTACTAGTGCCCCTGGCGGCCCCTAGCATGTCAGTGCGGGGTGGCGGGGCTGGCCAGCCGCTGCCCTTGGTGAGTCCACCTTTCTCAGTACCTGTGCAGAATGGTGCCCAGCCACCTAGCAAG ATTATCCAGCTGACTCCCGTGCCTGTGAGCACACCCAGCGGCCTGGTGCCGCCCTTGAGCCCAGCCACACTCCCCGGACCCACCTCACAGCCTCAGAAAGTCTTGTTGCCCTCCTCTACCAG AATCACCTATGTGCAGTCGGCAGGTGGGCACACGCTGCCCTTGGGCACCAGCCCTACATCCAGCCAGGCTGGAGCAGTCACCTCATATGGGCCTACAAGTTCTGTAGCTCTAGGTTTCACCTCACTGGGGCCCAGCGGCCCTGCCTTCGTGCAGCCCCTGCTCTCAG CAGGCCAAGCCCCATTGCTGGCTCCCGGCCAAGTGGGCGTGTCACCTGTGCCCAGCCCTCAGCTGCCTCCTGCCTGTGCAGCCCCTGGAGGTCCTGTCATAACAGCATTTTATCCTGGCAGCCCTGTACCCACCTCCTCAGCACCCCTGGCCCAGGCATCCCAGGCACCCCCCAGCCTGGTCTACACTGTGGCCACTAGCACCACCCCACCTGCTGCCACCATTCTGCCCAAGGGCCCACCGGCTCCTGCCACtgccaccccagcccccagtagCCCTTTTCCTAGTGCCACAG GCTCCATGACCTACAGCTTAGTGGCCCCCAAGGCCCAGCGGCCCAGCCCAAAGGCCCCCCAGAAAGTGAAGGCAGCCATCGCCAGCATTCCCGTGGGCTCCTTTGAGGCAGGTGCCTCTGGGCGGCCTGGCCCTGCACCCCGGCAGCCCCTGGAGCCTGGCCCAGCCAGAGAACCACCTGCTCCAGAGTCTGAGCTTGAGGGGCAGCCTACACAACCAGCCCCTCCACCACTCCCAGAGACCTGGCCTTCCACAGCCCGGAgcagcccccccccacccctgcctgctgAAGAGCGGACTGGCACCAAGGGCCCTGAGACCATG GCCAGCAAATTCCCCAGCTCGTCTTCAGACTGGCGCgtccctgggctgggcctggagaGTCGTGGGGaaccccccactcctcccagcccggccccagctccagcctcagcctctggtggcagcagcagtgGCAGCAGTGAGGGCAGCAGTGGGAGGGCGGCCGGGGACACACCAGAGCGCAAGGAGACGGCTAGTACCGGCAAGAAGGTGAAGGTGCGGCCCCCGCCCCTGAAGAAGACCTTTGACTCTGTGGACAa GGTCCTGTCAGAGGTGGACTTTGAAGAGCGCTTTGCTGAGCTGCCTGAATTTCGGCCAGAGGAGGTGCTTCCCTCACCCACCTTGCAGTCTCTGGCCACCTCACCCCGAGCCATCCTGGGCTCTTAccgcaaaaagagaaagaactcgACTG ACCTGGACTCAGCACCTGAAGACCCCACCTCACCCAAGCGCAAGATGAGGAGACGATCCAGCTGCAGCTCAGAGCCCAACACCCCCAAGAGTGCCAAGTGCGAGGGGGATATCTTCACCTTTGACCGCACAG GTACAGAAGCTGAGGATGTACTTGGGGAGCTGGAATATGAGAAGGTGCCATACTCATCACTGCGACGCACCCTGGACCAGCGCCGGGCCCTGGTTATGCAGCTCTTTCAGGACCATGGCTTCTTCCCATCAG CTCAGGCCACAGCAGCTTTCCAGGCCCGCTACGCGGACATCTTCCCATCCAAGGTTTGTCTGCAGTTGAAGATCCGTGAGGTGCGCCAGAAGATTATGCAGGCAGCCACTCCCACAGAGCAGCCTCCTGGAGCTGAAGCCTCCCTCCCTGGACCTTCCCCCACTGGCACCGCTGCTACCCCTGCTCCCACTCCCAGCCCTGCTGGGGGCCCTGACCCCACCTCACCTGGCTCGGACTCTGGCACAGCCCAGGCTGCCCCACCACTGCCTCCACCCCCAGAGCCAGGACCTGGACAGCCTGGTTGGGAGGGGGCCCCCCagccctctcccccaccctcagGCCCCTCCACAGCTGCTACAGGCAGGTGA